A region from the Lolium perenne isolate Kyuss_39 chromosome 4, Kyuss_2.0, whole genome shotgun sequence genome encodes:
- the LOC127293311 gene encoding uncharacterized protein isoform X1, whose translation MAMRPPSSGSFFGGLRARELSGGGGSSARASAARLHYLSDLASDPGGRGCGVISVDHDGDAAIPFAVSFCKAALVSRLLAVADEDGYVSLYDTRRRLPSRSSSLDKSAETRLSDWVAHNNAIFDVCWIKEGSQLLTASGDQTVKIWSLENKKCLGVLSGHTGSVKSLSCHSSNPELIVSGSRDGSFALWDLRCDPKAPNSHGEACLRSSAVVKEAHSPVRKSRTRSRAKGASTSITSVLYLKDDISIATSGAADNVVKLWDTRNLKAPVSNKTSQSTAQPSKEGVTHGISCLSQDSYGAYIAASCMDNRIYLYSALHMDKGPIKCYTGSKIESFFVKSAISPDGTHILGGSSDGNIYLWQVDQPELGPIVLKGHEGEATSVDWCALEVGKIVSSSDDTTVRVWNTKKIDCTNISSPTVIRKRVTAPKIECPRSASHEQATTSRDVAACNSAGGEFPTSSHSPLRPRVLEFGTPESAKKRAYSLFQEEALETRNSPGGQTDSPSSVLNPPPSLKRKTIRDYFASSTS comes from the exons ATGGCGATGCGGCCGCCATCCTCCGGCTCCTTCTTCGGCGGCCTGCGGGCCCGGGAGCTCAGCGGCGGCGGAGGCTCCTCCGCCCGCGCCTCCGCGGCGCGGCTGCACTACCTCTCCGACCTCGCCTCCGACCCCGGCGGCCGCGGCTGCGGCGTCATCTCCGTCGACCACGACGGCGACGCCGCCATCCCTTTCGCCGTCTCCTTCTGCAAG GCGGCGCTAGTCTCCCGCCTCCTGGCCGTCGCCGACGAGGACGGGTACGTTAGCCTCTACGACACCCGCCGGCGCCTCCCCTCCAGATCCTCGTCCCTAGACAAGTCAG CTGAAACGAGGCTGTCCGATTGGGTCGCCCACAACAATGCAATCTTCGATGTGTGCTGGATCAAG GAAGGATCGCAATTGCTGACTGCATCGGGCGACCAAACT GTAAAGATATGGAGCTTAGAAAATAAGAAATGCCTTGGCGTGCTGTCAGGGCACACCGGCAGTGTGAAGTCACTGTCATGTCATTCTTCCAATCCCG AGCTTATTGTTTCTGGTTCAAGGGATGGCTCGTTTGCTCTCTGGGATCTAAGATGTGACCCCAAAGCTCCTAATAGTCATGGTGAAGCATGCCTCAG GTCTTCCGCTGTTGTCAAAGAAGCGCATAGTCCTGTGCGGAAGAGTCGGACGAGGTCTCGAGCAAAG GGAGCTTCAACCAGCATCACATCAGTTCTTTATCTGAAAGATGATATCTCCATTGCCACTTCTGGTGCTGCAGACAA CGTTGTAAAACTTTGGGATACACGGAACCTTAAAGCGCCCGTTTCCAACAAAACATCTCAATCAACAGCACAACCTTCG AAGGAGGGGGTGACACATGGAATCTCTTGCTTGTCTCAAGACTCATATGGTGCGTACATAGCTGCGTCATGCATGGATAACAG GATCTATCTGTATAGTGCTCTCCATATGGACAAGGGTCCAATAAAGTGTTACACCGGCAGCAAAATTGAGTCTTTCTTTGTCAAG TCTGCCATTAGTCCAGATGGGACTCATATTCTAGGTGGTTCGAGTGATGGTAACATATACTTGTGGCAG GTGGATCAACCTGAACTTGGCCCTATAGTTCTAAAAGGCCATGAGGGTGAAGCTACTTCAGTTGACTG GTGTGCTTTAGAGGTTGGAAAGATAGTATCATCATCTGATGACACCACG GTTCGGGTATGGAATACCAAGAAAATAGACTGCACCAACATAAGCTCCCCGACAGTTATCCGTAAGAGGGTAACCGCCCCAAAAATTGAGTGCCCAAGATCGGCTAGCCATGAGCAAGCTACTACTTCAAGAGATGTAGCAGCCTGCAACAGTGCAGGCGGTGAATTTCCAACCAGTTCACATTCCCCCCTCCGCCCTAGGGTGTTGGAGTTTGGCACACCTGAGTCTGCAAAAAAGAGAGCCTATTCTTTGTTCCAGGAGGAGGCCTTGGAGACTAGGAATAGCCCAGGTGGTCAAACAGACAGTCCCTCTTCAGTCCTAAATCCACCCCCTTCGCTCAAGAGGAAAACAATTCGGGACTATTTTGCCAGTAGCACATCTTGA
- the LOC127293311 gene encoding uncharacterized protein isoform X2, protein MAMRPPSSGSFFGGLRARELSGGGGSSARASAARLHYLSDLASDPGGRGCGVISVDHDGDAAIPFAVSFCKAALVSRLLAVADEDGYVSLYDTRRRLPSRSSSLDKSAETRLSDWVAHNNAIFDVCWIKEGSQLLTASGDQTVKIWSLENKKCLGVLSGHTGSVKSLSCHSSNPELIVSGSRDGSFALWDLRCDPKAPNSHGEACLRSSAVVKEAHSPVRKSRTRSRAKGASTSITSVLYLKDDISIATSGAADNVVKLWDTRNLKAPVSNKTSQSTAQPSEGVTHGISCLSQDSYGAYIAASCMDNRIYLYSALHMDKGPIKCYTGSKIESFFVKSAISPDGTHILGGSSDGNIYLWQVDQPELGPIVLKGHEGEATSVDWCALEVGKIVSSSDDTTVRVWNTKKIDCTNISSPTVIRKRVTAPKIECPRSASHEQATTSRDVAACNSAGGEFPTSSHSPLRPRVLEFGTPESAKKRAYSLFQEEALETRNSPGGQTDSPSSVLNPPPSLKRKTIRDYFASSTS, encoded by the exons ATGGCGATGCGGCCGCCATCCTCCGGCTCCTTCTTCGGCGGCCTGCGGGCCCGGGAGCTCAGCGGCGGCGGAGGCTCCTCCGCCCGCGCCTCCGCGGCGCGGCTGCACTACCTCTCCGACCTCGCCTCCGACCCCGGCGGCCGCGGCTGCGGCGTCATCTCCGTCGACCACGACGGCGACGCCGCCATCCCTTTCGCCGTCTCCTTCTGCAAG GCGGCGCTAGTCTCCCGCCTCCTGGCCGTCGCCGACGAGGACGGGTACGTTAGCCTCTACGACACCCGCCGGCGCCTCCCCTCCAGATCCTCGTCCCTAGACAAGTCAG CTGAAACGAGGCTGTCCGATTGGGTCGCCCACAACAATGCAATCTTCGATGTGTGCTGGATCAAG GAAGGATCGCAATTGCTGACTGCATCGGGCGACCAAACT GTAAAGATATGGAGCTTAGAAAATAAGAAATGCCTTGGCGTGCTGTCAGGGCACACCGGCAGTGTGAAGTCACTGTCATGTCATTCTTCCAATCCCG AGCTTATTGTTTCTGGTTCAAGGGATGGCTCGTTTGCTCTCTGGGATCTAAGATGTGACCCCAAAGCTCCTAATAGTCATGGTGAAGCATGCCTCAG GTCTTCCGCTGTTGTCAAAGAAGCGCATAGTCCTGTGCGGAAGAGTCGGACGAGGTCTCGAGCAAAG GGAGCTTCAACCAGCATCACATCAGTTCTTTATCTGAAAGATGATATCTCCATTGCCACTTCTGGTGCTGCAGACAA CGTTGTAAAACTTTGGGATACACGGAACCTTAAAGCGCCCGTTTCCAACAAAACATCTCAATCAACAGCACAACCTTCG GAGGGGGTGACACATGGAATCTCTTGCTTGTCTCAAGACTCATATGGTGCGTACATAGCTGCGTCATGCATGGATAACAG GATCTATCTGTATAGTGCTCTCCATATGGACAAGGGTCCAATAAAGTGTTACACCGGCAGCAAAATTGAGTCTTTCTTTGTCAAG TCTGCCATTAGTCCAGATGGGACTCATATTCTAGGTGGTTCGAGTGATGGTAACATATACTTGTGGCAG GTGGATCAACCTGAACTTGGCCCTATAGTTCTAAAAGGCCATGAGGGTGAAGCTACTTCAGTTGACTG GTGTGCTTTAGAGGTTGGAAAGATAGTATCATCATCTGATGACACCACG GTTCGGGTATGGAATACCAAGAAAATAGACTGCACCAACATAAGCTCCCCGACAGTTATCCGTAAGAGGGTAACCGCCCCAAAAATTGAGTGCCCAAGATCGGCTAGCCATGAGCAAGCTACTACTTCAAGAGATGTAGCAGCCTGCAACAGTGCAGGCGGTGAATTTCCAACCAGTTCACATTCCCCCCTCCGCCCTAGGGTGTTGGAGTTTGGCACACCTGAGTCTGCAAAAAAGAGAGCCTATTCTTTGTTCCAGGAGGAGGCCTTGGAGACTAGGAATAGCCCAGGTGGTCAAACAGACAGTCCCTCTTCAGTCCTAAATCCACCCCCTTCGCTCAAGAGGAAAACAATTCGGGACTATTTTGCCAGTAGCACATCTTGA